One region of Bombus affinis isolate iyBomAffi1 chromosome 3, iyBomAffi1.2, whole genome shotgun sequence genomic DNA includes:
- the LOC126914779 gene encoding uncharacterized protein LOC126914779 encodes MVVSINGQLLTTEHRTHAASERANDLWCHQCDTMEDGERCANLTGNFTTFGHKCTGDKRTCMVKRFSYTTSTEDSTSSPQTWSVERKCTNKCDSGCIVVGERTKLSACTTCCEKSFCNIGTGAANDLTIRGIDLFLALVLQITLTIIMYPS; translated from the exons atggtcgtaagcatcaatg gccaactgttaactacggaacatcgaactcacgcagcgtcggaacgagcaaacgatttatggtgtcatcagtgtgatacaatggaagatggagagagatgcgccaatctgaccggaaacttcaccactttcgggcacaagtgcactggtgataaaaggacctgtatg gtaaagcgattttcttacactaccagcaccgaagattcaacgtctagtccacaaacttggtcggtggagagaaagtgtactaacaaatgcgactccggatgtatagtggtcggtgaacgaacaaaactctccgcttgcaccacttgctgcgagaaatcgttttgcaatatcggtaccggtgctgcgaacgatctgacgataagagggatcgatctgtttctagctttagtattacaaattacattaacaattatcatgtatccgtcctga
- the LOC126914707 gene encoding uncharacterized protein LOC126914707 isoform X1 — MKWITVTGDLKGISSNWPGKTTEQKGSRSKSFRSNSFDVSTLHGAKSKLSGSSKAAISTFMAPSNWFTKRHQPMSKKPEDLVTASLSLKFDKSKVVKAVKSYGTTLVEPKWTLRTSTEQVYEIQPLEGNSSAQRYTQQPKQRFSEMPTPSVSPTSSLRKRVSELPRAASASVSGAAGIVCSNTDLISILSSLESSATKINRCGEEAPSSRDDSKSNWPGKTTEQKGSRSKSFRSNSFDVSTLHGAKSKLSGSSKAAISTFMAPSNWFTKRHQPMSKKPEDLVTASLSLKFDKSKVVKAVKETLGKKSPNSEVKHKVVWDNTSGTKVDAQLSCISRYDIVSCLRAIVGERRNARTHIIRKNLWQIQSTVLVVIFGKDNKFSYGDFIFQIILVKVRICINK; from the exons atcgaagagcttccgttccaacagcttcgacgtgtcgacattgcacggagctaaaagtaagcttagcggatcctcgaaagctgctatttcgacctttatggcaccgtcgaattggttcacgaagagacaccaaccgatgtcgaagaagccggaagatttagtaacggccagtttaagtctcaagttcgataaatcgaaggtagtgaaggcggtgaag tcgtatgggacaacactagtggaaccaaagtggacgctcag gacgtcgacggagcaagtgtacgaaatacagccgctggagggtaacagttccgctcaacgttacactcaacagccgaaacaacgattctctgaaatgcctactccgtcggtttcgccgacgtcttctctccgaaagcgcgtctcggaactgccaagagccgcgagtgcatccgtttccggtgctgcgggcattgtctgctctaatacggatctgatatcgatcctaagctcgttagagTCTTCCGCGACgaaaatcaaccgatgcggcgaggaagcgccgagttcccgggacgatagcaaatcaaactggcccggaaaaacgaccgaacagaaaggaagtcgatcgaagagcttccgttccaacagcttcgacgtgtcgacattgcacggagctaaaagtaagcttagcggatcctcgaaagccgctatttcgacctttatggcaccgtcgaattggttcacgaagagacaccaaccgatgtcgaagaagccggaagatttagtaacggccagtttaagtctcaagttcgataaatcgaaggtagtgaaggcggtgaaggaaacgttgggtaaaaagtcccctaatagcgaggtcaaacacaaagtcgtatgggacaacactagtggaaccaaagtggacgctcagctaagttgtatttctcgttacgatatcgtttcttgtttaagagccatcgtaggtgaaaggaggaatgcaagaacgcacataatacgcaaaaatctatggcagattcaaagtacagtactcgttgtgatattcggtaaagataataagttctcctatggagatttcatttttcaaattattctcgtaaaagtacgtatttgcataaataaatag